The genomic stretch ATTTCTGGGCAGAGTGGTGCGGACCGTGCAAGGCACTCGCCCCGACGCTGGAGAAGGTCGCTGCGGAATATGCCGACAAGGGCGTGGTCCTCGCCAAGGTCAATGTCGATGAAGAACAATTTATCGCCAGCCAGTTCCAGGTCCAGTCGATTCCGACTGTCTATGCCATGTTCCAGGGGCAACCCGTCGCCGACCTGACCAACGCCCGCAGCGAAACGCAGCTCAAGCAGGTGCTCGACCAGTTGCTCGGCCAGTTGCCGATCGGCGGGGGCGATGCAGCAGAGGGACAGGGCCAGCAGGGCCCCTCTGCCGAAGACATCGCCCAGTTCATCGCAATGGCGGAACAGATCCTCGCCGATGGCGATGCCGAACGTGCAGCCGGGATGTTCGGACAGGTTGTCGAAATGGCGCCGGACAATGGTGCAGCGCAGGCAGGGCTGGTGCGTTCGCTGGTCCAGGCCGGACACGTCGATGAAGCACGCGCTGTCATGCAGGCTGCCGAGAACAATCCCTCGCTCGCCAGCGACCCCGCCATTGCCGCTGCGAAAAGTGCGCTCGAACTGGCAGGCAATCCGGTCGATGAAGGCGAGCTTGCCGCACTTCGCGACGCAGCGCAGTCCAGCCCTGATGACATGGACAAGCAGCTGGCGTTTGCCGAGGCTGCGTTTGCCGCGGGCCAGCGTGACGAGACCGCCGACACCCTGCTGCAGATGGTCGAAACAGATCGTGAATGGAACGATGGTGCGGCGCGCGCCAAGCTGCTGCAGATCTTCGAAGCGGTCGGTCTTGAAGATGCCTGGGTCGTTTCGACCCGCCGCCGCCTGTCCAAAATCCTGTTCGGCTGAGGACTGTGAGCAAGCGGCTTTCCATATTTCCCCTGCCCGGCGCGATCCTGTTTCCGGGCCTGCAACTGCCGCTCCACATCTTCGAGCCGCGATACCGTGCGCTCGTTTCCGATGCGCTTGCCCGCGACCGTTTGATTGCAATGATCCAGCCGCAGCGTCCGGTCGATGGCGCGCCGCTCTACAATGTCGGCTGCGTCGGGAGGATCGGCGATGTCGAGGCGCTCGACGATGGTCGCTTCAACATCGTGCTCGAGGGCGAGGCGCGTTTCAGGATGATGCGCGAACTCGATGTCACGACCGCATTCCGCCAGGTCGAGGCTGAACTGATTGACGACGGTGATGACGAATTCGTTTCTGCCGTCGAACGTGCCGCCTTCGAACAGGAAGCGCGTCATTTTGCCGATGTGCAGGGGTACAGCGTTGACTGGGATTCGGTTTCGCGGCTCGACGACCAGTCGCTGATCAACGGCGTTTCCCAGATCGCCCCGTTCGATCCGGCATCGAAACAGGCATTGCTGGAGGCACCCGACCTTCCGTCGCGGTGCAAGCTGCTGATCCAGCTGATGCAGTTCTATGGCTTTCGCGACGACGGCGACGAGATCGTCACCCTCCAGTAAGGCGGGCTAGATCCCGAAGCTGCCCTTCAGCCCGTCGATGACATACTGAGCGGCCAGTGCTGCGAGCAGCACGCCGAGCAAACGGGTGATCACTGCCTCGACCCGGTCGCCGAGCAGGCGGATCAGCGGACGCGCTGCGACCAGAGCAGCGGCTGTGATAAGCAAGACCGCACCAAGCGCGCCGAGCACCACCAGCGATTCCTCGAAATCGTCGGCCTCGTTCATCAGCAGCATGATCGCGGCAATCGCGCCGGGCCCTGCCAGCATCGGCATTGCCATCGGGAACACCGACACATCTTCGACCTCGGGCGTCGCAGCCACTTTTTCGGCGCGTTCCTCGCGCCGCTGCGTTCGCTTCTCGAACACCATTTCGAACGCGATGAAGAACAGCATGAGCCCGCCGGCTATGCGGAAACTGTCGAGCTGGATGTGCAGGGCGCCGAGGAGATCTTCACCGAACAATGCGAAGATCAGCAGGATGACCGTCGCTATCGCACTGGCGCGGATCGCCATCGAGCGCGCTTGCGCCGCTGACGCGCCCTTGGTCAGGCCGGCATAGATCGGCGCACAACCGGGCGGGTCGATCACGACGAAAAGCGTGATAAAGGCGGAGATGAACAGCTCCATCATTCGGCACCCGGCGGTACGGCGACGTCGATCACAATCGCCATTTCCTCGCCCTTTGCCTGCCAGACACGGAAATAACGCGTCGCTGGCGAACCGGCGACCTGGAAAGTCCATGCCAGCGTGCCGTCGGCCGACTGTCGGATATTGAGGCCGTCGGCGACAATCGGGAGCGGTTTGCCAACAGCAGAACAATCCCCGATCGCGCTACCGATCAAGTCCGGCTTTGCAGGCGCCTCGGCTTGCGGGAAACCGAAGTCGAAAATGTAGCGATATTCGCCATCCTGCTGGCGTTCCCACACGGTGTAGAAGGTGCCAACCGAACCGCCCGGCTCCTGAAACGCCCCCTGCGATACGGCGAGCGAACCGTCGCAGCTCATCCGGACAAAGTGCGGCTCCCATTGTACCGCCTGCGCAGGATCGACCTGCTGCGCCAGCCACGGCTTTGCCTCGATCGCGCCATTGGCGCCGAAGATCAGCGCGTTGTCGGCGGCAAACTCCTTAAAGGCGGTCCACTGTCCCTTTTCCCTCGCCATGCGGGCGAAGGCGAGTTCAGTCGAAACGATAGTACTCGGCTGTGCCTGGCCGGGTGCACCTGCCAGCGCGCGGTTGATCGCACGATCCGGCATAGAGGGGCGCGAGCCTGCGCATGATGCAAGCGCGAGCGTCGCAAGGATGAGTGCGAAGTTCCTCACAGCCCTTCCGGATCCCCCAGCCCTGCATTGCGATAGGCGGCGACAATCGTGTTGCGGAGCAGCACGGCAATGGTCGTCGCGCCGACTCCGCCGGGCACCGGTGTGATCGCGCGTACGTGGCCCACTGCCTCGTCGAAGGCGACATCGCCCACGATGCGTCCTTTTTCCTCGCCCGGTTCGGGATCGAGCCGGTTGATCCCGCCGTCGAGCACGATCGCACCCGATTTGAGCCAGTCGCCCTTGATCAGGAAGGGTACGCCGACCGCTGCCACGACGATGTCGGCGCGGCGCAGCACCTCGGGCAGGTTGCGCGTGCGGCTGTGCGCCATGGTAACGGTGCAGTTTTCGGCCAGCAGCAACTGCGCCATCGGTTTGCCGAACAGGATCGAACGGCCAACGACGACTGCATCCATGCCGCTCAGGTCGCCGAGCATGTCCTTCAGGATCATGGTGCAGCCGAGCGGCGTGCAGGACACCAGCGCATCCATGCCGAGAACCAGCCTGCCAGCATTTGTCGGGGTGATGCCGTCGACGTCCTTGTCCGGGTCGATCTCCGCAATCACGGCCTTTTCGTCGAGGTTTTTGGGCAATGGCAATTGCACCAGGATGCCGTCGACCGCGTCGTCCGCATTGAGCTTGCGCACCAGCGCGACGAGTTCGTCCTGCGGCGTATCGGCGGGCAGGCGGTATTCGAAGCTTTCCATCCCTGCAGCGACGGTCGCCTTGCCCTTGCTGCGGACATAGACCTGGCTAGCCGGATCTTCGCCCACCAGCACGACGGCAAGGCCAGCCTTGCGCCCGGTCTTGTCGGTAAATGCAGCGGCCTTTTCGCCGATCTTCTCGCGAAGCTTGGCGGCAAAGGCTTTCCCGTCGATCTGTACCGCGGTCATCAGACGCTCCGGATAACGCTGCCAAGCACGATCATGACGATCTGCAGCAGGATGATCAGCACCAGCGGCGAGAAATCGATCGCGCCGGTGCTGGGCAGCAGGTTCCGGATCGGGCGCAGCACCGGGTCGAGCAGGCGGTTGATGGAGTTGTAGAACGCGGTCAGGAATTCGTTCGAAGGGTTCACCACATTGAAGGCGAACAGCAATCCGATCACGAACTGGATGATGATCAGCATCACCAGCACATTCGTGAGCAGACCGATAATCTGGTAAATCGCGAGAAGGGCTTCCATTGTGTCGTCGTCCTGTTGCGGGCGTCCCGGGGCTCCCGCGTATTACCTTTGCAATACGCCGGACGCCACCCCTAGCGCGCCGATCTTTCGAGCTGTCGTCAGGCCTTGCGGATCAGCGTGCCTGCGCCGCGCGCGGTGAAGAATTCGAGCAGCATCGCGTGCGCCACGCGCCCGTCGAGAACTACCGCCGCTTCGCAGCCGCTCTCGACCGCGCTGACGCAGGTTTCGAGCTTGGGGATCATGCCGCCCGATATCGTCCCATCATCCTTCAGCCCGGCGATGTCCGCAGGCGTCAGGTCGGTCATCAGCTCGCCCTGCTTGTCGAGGACACCGGCAACATCGGTCAGGAGGAACAGCCTCGCCGCGCCGAGCGCCGCCGCAATCGCGCCTGCCATCGTGTCGGCATTGATGTTGTAGGTATGCCCGTCATCGCCCGCACCGATCGGGGCGATGATGGGGATCATCCCGGCATTTACCGCCGTATCGATGATCGTCGTATCGACATGCGCCGGCTCGCCGACGAAGCCGAGGTCGATCGCGCTTTCGATATTGCTGTCCGGATCCTTGACCGTGCGCTGCGCCTTGACCGCAGTGACCAGTCCGCCGTCCTTGCCCGAAATACCGAGAGCCTTGCCGCCAGCCTTGGCGATCCAGCCGACCAGTTCCTTGTTGATCGCGCCCGACAGCACCATTTCGGCAACTTCGGCAGTGGCCTTGTCGGTGA from Altererythrobacter epoxidivorans encodes the following:
- a CDS encoding tetratricopeptide repeat protein, with product MGLNLDEQKAVDRFRKDVVEPSMTKLVILDFWAEWCGPCKALAPTLEKVAAEYADKGVVLAKVNVDEEQFIASQFQVQSIPTVYAMFQGQPVADLTNARSETQLKQVLDQLLGQLPIGGGDAAEGQGQQGPSAEDIAQFIAMAEQILADGDAERAAGMFGQVVEMAPDNGAAQAGLVRSLVQAGHVDEARAVMQAAENNPSLASDPAIAAAKSALELAGNPVDEGELAALRDAAQSSPDDMDKQLAFAEAAFAAGQRDETADTLLQMVETDREWNDGAARAKLLQIFEAVGLEDAWVVSTRRRLSKILFG
- a CDS encoding LON peptidase substrate-binding domain-containing protein, yielding MSKRLSIFPLPGAILFPGLQLPLHIFEPRYRALVSDALARDRLIAMIQPQRPVDGAPLYNVGCVGRIGDVEALDDGRFNIVLEGEARFRMMRELDVTTAFRQVEAELIDDGDDEFVSAVERAAFEQEARHFADVQGYSVDWDSVSRLDDQSLINGVSQIAPFDPASKQALLEAPDLPSRCKLLIQLMQFYGFRDDGDEIVTLQ
- a CDS encoding MarC family protein, yielding MMELFISAFITLFVVIDPPGCAPIYAGLTKGASAAQARSMAIRASAIATVILLIFALFGEDLLGALHIQLDSFRIAGGLMLFFIAFEMVFEKRTQRREERAEKVAATPEVEDVSVFPMAMPMLAGPGAIAAIMLLMNEADDFEESLVVLGALGAVLLITAAALVAARPLIRLLGDRVEAVITRLLGVLLAALAAQYVIDGLKGSFGI
- the folD gene encoding bifunctional methylenetetrahydrofolate dehydrogenase/methenyltetrahydrofolate cyclohydrolase FolD encodes the protein MTAVQIDGKAFAAKLREKIGEKAAAFTDKTGRKAGLAVVLVGEDPASQVYVRSKGKATVAAGMESFEYRLPADTPQDELVALVRKLNADDAVDGILVQLPLPKNLDEKAVIAEIDPDKDVDGITPTNAGRLVLGMDALVSCTPLGCTMILKDMLGDLSGMDAVVVGRSILFGKPMAQLLLAENCTVTMAHSRTRNLPEVLRRADIVVAAVGVPFLIKGDWLKSGAIVLDGGINRLDPEPGEEKGRIVGDVAFDEAVGHVRAITPVPGGVGATTIAVLLRNTIVAAYRNAGLGDPEGL
- a CDS encoding YggT family protein; protein product: MEALLAIYQIIGLLTNVLVMLIIIQFVIGLLFAFNVVNPSNEFLTAFYNSINRLLDPVLRPIRNLLPSTGAIDFSPLVLIILLQIVMIVLGSVIRSV
- the argB gene encoding acetylglutamate kinase; protein product: MSASSDKVSLAKAEVLIEALPYFQRYAGRTFVVKYGGHAMGDPEAAEDFAQDIVLLKAVGINPVVVHGGGPQIGAMLKKLGVESTFVDGLRVTDKATAEVAEMVLSGAINKELVGWIAKAGGKALGISGKDGGLVTAVKAQRTVKDPDSNIESAIDLGFVGEPAHVDTTIIDTAVNAGMIPIIAPIGAGDDGHTYNINADTMAGAIAAALGAARLFLLTDVAGVLDKQGELMTDLTPADIAGLKDDGTISGGMIPKLETCVSAVESGCEAAVVLDGRVAHAMLLEFFTARGAGTLIRKA